A single Lactuca sativa cultivar Salinas chromosome 8, Lsat_Salinas_v11, whole genome shotgun sequence DNA region contains:
- the LOC111896069 gene encoding uncharacterized protein LOC111896069, translating to MPKYAKFLKELLTNRRKMEEVKKVVLNENWSAAMLSKLPKKKGDLGSLTLPCQFGNLATIYALADSGKSVNLMPYLFFKKLDLPEPRPIRMAIHLANKMVTFPRGICEDLLVKVDNAIIDMRDSKLTLRVGDELVTFGVDQSMKHARSSDDTTFSIDMLEELLEDWNEDKPNKSTVSFEEEFDAERDLLD from the exons ATGCCAAAATACGCCAAATTTCTCAAGGAGCTTCTAACTAATAGAAGGAAgatggaagaagtgaagaaggtGGTCCTAAACGAGAACTGGTCAGCTGCTATGTTGAGCAAACTTCCTAAGAAGAAAGGAGATCTGGGAAGTTTAACATTGCCCTGCCAATTTGGAAACTTGGCTACCATTTATGCACTAGCTGATTCAGGGAAAAGTGTAAATCTCATGCCTTACTTGTTTTTCAAAAAGTTAGATCTTCCCGAGCCAAGGCCCATTCGTATGGCAATACACCTAGCAAACAAGATGGTTACATTTCCTAGGGgaatttgtgaagatcttctGGTGAAAGTGGACAA TGCTATTATCGACATGCGAGACTCTAAACTTACCCTTCGGGTAGGAGACGAATTAGTCACTTTTGGAGTTGATCAATCCATGAAGCATGCAAGGAGTAGTGATGACACGACATTTTCGATTGACATGTTGGAAGAATTGTTGGAAGATTGGAATGAAGATAAACCAAACAAGTCCACCGTCTCATTTGAAGAAGAGTTTGATGCTGAAAGGGACCTATTGGATTAG